GGTCGGCTCCTGGAGTCGGCGGGCTTCGCGGTCCGGAGCGTGGCCCATCGGACGAGTTTTCTGCATCCGCCGACCGCCGCCATCAGCCTCCTGCCCTGGACGGACCCGCAGCGGTTCTGGGCGGCGGAGCAACAGGGCGGCGGGGCAGGGGCGCTCGCGCGGCGATTCATGTGGGCGGCGACGACGCTGGCTGTCGCCCCGGCCGTCTGGATCGAATCGCTTCTCGGCGCAAGCGCCATTCCGACGGCCTTCGCGCAAAAGAAGGCGTGAGTCCTTTTCGCCTCGCCGCCGCCCGATGCCGGTAGGGGCTGGACACGGCGGGGCCGGCCGGTTAGACTGTAACCCGAATTCAACCCTCTAAGCCCAAACGCCTTGCATTTTGCGGGGCCGGGAGCCTCTGCGGTGGTGGAACAGGAAACGATGCCCGACAGGGCGAAAAACGGCCGCTTGAGCCGACAGGTCGACCTCGGCGGATGCCGCGCCCTGACCATCATCCCCGCCTACAACGAGGCCGATTGCATCCAGCGGGTCATCGAGGACCTCCACGGCCGGGCCCCGTGGACGGACGTGCTGGTGGTGAACGACGGGTCGCGCGACGCGACGAGCCTGCGTTCCCGCGAGGCCGGGGCCCGCGTGATAGATTTGCCCGTCAACCTGGGCATCGGCGGGGCGGTGCAGACCGGCTACCGCTACGCCCGCGAGGAGGGCTACGACGTGGCGCTCCAGTTTGACGGGGACGGCCAGCACCGGGCGAGCCGGCTGGCGGACCTGGTGGGGCCGATCCTCGCGGGCGAGGCGGACCTGGTGATCGGGTCGCGGTTCCTGGTGCCGCGCGGCATGACGGCGAGGGGGATGCGGTGGATCGGCATCAAGATCCTCGCGAACGTCATCTCGCTGGTGCTTCGGCAGCGGGTGACGGACCCGACGTCGGGGTTCCGGGCGGCCGGCCGGCGGGCGATTCAACTGTTCGCCGCCGAGTATCCCCAGGATTATCCCGAGCCGGAGTCCCTGGTGCTCCTGCACAAGCAGGGCCTCCGGGTTTGCGAAGTGCCGGCGACGATGCGTCGGCGGCGCGAGGGGACGAGTTCCATCCGCCCGCTCCACGGCGCCCATTACATGTCGAAGGTGCTCCTGGCCGTCGTCATGGACCTGGTGAAGGCGCCGG
The DNA window shown above is from Planctomycetota bacterium and carries:
- a CDS encoding glycosyltransferase family 2 protein encodes the protein MVEQETMPDRAKNGRLSRQVDLGGCRALTIIPAYNEADCIQRVIEDLHGRAPWTDVLVVNDGSRDATSLRSREAGARVIDLPVNLGIGGAVQTGYRYAREEGYDVALQFDGDGQHRASRLADLVGPILAGEADLVIGSRFLVPRGMTARGMRWIGIKILANVISLVLRQRVTDPTSGFRAAGRRAIQLFAAEYPQDYPEPESLVLLHKQGLRVCEVPATMRRRREGTSSIRPLHGAHYMSKVLLAVVMDLVKAPVHLEEEVA